Proteins encoded by one window of Lathyrus oleraceus cultivar Zhongwan6 chromosome 1, CAAS_Psat_ZW6_1.0, whole genome shotgun sequence:
- the LOC127126265 gene encoding probable transcription factor At1g61730 yields the protein MATMKHRPSPLDEPPSASSSSSEDDRNSTSQKPEEEEDSSDDDSSSEEEAEEVHASTKPPSPTPSSNPKSASSESESDSEPKPEQEPTPPPNTNAKPLASKPTKVQTSPLPAKSGTKRAMENTNTENDSKRSKKTADNGSHDEKEVAKASKTSSHRLFSEEDELAILKGLADFISKTGKDPMNDTPAFYSFVKKSLQADANKGQLRRKLRSLKNKYESNGDFTKEHDKKAFELFQKIGFKNEAKESNEKTLKNCSASVSAKEVLLSEKKKETVKDVIKSLSFAEMVRFGDELGLSLLNMNAMKKGMELMGESKMAVFEERWKKVQIAEMELLMLRAELVRDQTSMILEAYNNSN from the coding sequence ATGGCAACCATGAAACACCGTCCTTCTCCTCTCGACGAACCACCCTCCGCCTCTTCCTCCTCCTCCGAGGATGATCGGAACTCTACTTCTCAAAAGCCAGAAGAAGAGGAAGATTCATCTGATGATGACTCTTCTTCCGAAGAAGAAGCAGAGGAAGTTCATGCTTCGACAAAACCTCCATCACCCACTCCAAGTTCAAACCCTAAATCTGCGTCCTCCGAATCAGAATCTGATTCCGAACCGAAACCGGAACAAGAACCAACACCACCTCCGAATACCAATGCCAAACCACTCGCTTCCAAACCGACGAAGGTTCAAACCTCTCCTTTACCTGCCAAATCAGGAACAAAGCGTGCCATGGAGAACACCAACACTGAAAATGACTCTAAGCGGTCGAAGAAGACCGCTGATAATGGTTCCCACGACGAGAAGGAAGTGGCGAAAGCCTCTAAGACTTCCTCTCACAGACTCTTCAGCGAAGAAGATGAACTCGCCATTCTGAAAGGTCTTGCTGATTTCATTTCCAAAACCGGAAAAGATCCAATGAATGACACACCAGCATTTTACTCTTTTGTGAAGAAATCTCTTCAAGCTGACGCCAACAAAGGACAACTGAGGCGGAAACTTCGCAGTCTGAAGAACAAGTATGAAAGCAATGGAGATTTTACCAAAGAGCATGATAAGAAAGCTTTTGAACTTTTCCAGAAGATCGGCTTCAAAAATGAAGCTAAAGAAAGTAATGAGAAAACACTGAAAAACTGCTCTGCTTCTGTTTCTGCTAAAGAAGTATTACTTTCtgagaagaagaaggaaactgTGAAAGATGTTATTAAGAGTTTGTCTTTTGCTGAAATGGTTAGGTTTGGTGATGAATTGGGGTTGTCTTTGTTGAACATGAATGCAATGAAGAAGGGAATGGAACTGATGGGAGAATCAAAGATGGCTGTTTTTGAAGAGAGATGGAAAAAGGTTCAAATTGCTGAGATGGAATTGCTTATGCTTCGAGCAGAGTTGGTTAGAGATCAAACTAGCATGATATTGGAGGCATATAACAATTCTAACTAA